The Sulfurospirillum halorespirans DSM 13726 genome has a window encoding:
- a CDS encoding MFS transporter, translating to MKPETLPTFQKNPIIIISLLTAVCLVGDSMLYVVLPTHFEEAGLTSLWQVGILLSINRLVRLPLNPLIGWLYTKISARTGVLIAVLLAFGTTLSYGLIQGFIGLLIARCFWGVAWGFLRLGAYFTILEYATDATRGKSMGLYNGLYRLGSLVGMLIGGFLADFYGLTTTSMIFSLVTLCALPVVFIVIKPTSQGMVAHHVEDERHFSLWSNRTVLSVLGIGMFFALIYQGIVTSTLSYLINIHNGSVVLIFGCLIGASSLAGILQAIRWGFEPFLAPLFGSLTDGKDGRYPLLLISTLLASILFALVSFNLPLWLWISVLLLLQATATSLTTIADALAADTASNGAKIKIMTTYSLLIDFGAALGPMLAYIMNQFVHPYASFWFASFILLGTTLVCAKRWLKQK from the coding sequence ATGAAACCCGAAACGCTTCCCACTTTTCAGAAAAATCCAATCATTATTATCTCACTTCTTACCGCTGTCTGCTTAGTGGGCGATTCCATGCTTTACGTTGTTTTACCTACGCACTTTGAAGAAGCTGGGCTTACTTCGTTATGGCAAGTAGGCATTCTTTTATCCATCAACCGCTTAGTCAGACTCCCTCTCAATCCTCTTATCGGCTGGCTTTACACCAAAATCAGTGCGCGTACAGGCGTTTTGATTGCGGTTTTGTTGGCATTTGGAACGACTCTTTCGTATGGTTTAATTCAAGGATTTATTGGACTTTTGATTGCGCGTTGTTTTTGGGGCGTTGCGTGGGGATTTTTAAGGTTAGGTGCTTATTTTACGATTTTAGAATATGCAACCGATGCGACGAGAGGTAAAAGTATGGGGCTTTACAATGGCTTGTATCGCCTTGGAAGCTTAGTGGGCATGTTGATTGGAGGATTTTTAGCAGATTTTTATGGCTTAACCACCACATCGATGATCTTTAGTCTCGTAACCCTTTGCGCGTTACCCGTTGTTTTTATCGTTATTAAACCAACATCCCAAGGTATGGTGGCGCACCACGTCGAAGATGAACGACATTTTTCACTGTGGAGCAATCGTACAGTCTTATCGGTTTTAGGCATTGGGATGTTTTTTGCGCTCATTTACCAAGGAATTGTGACATCAACACTCTCGTATCTGATTAATATTCATAATGGTTCGGTGGTATTGATCTTTGGCTGCCTCATTGGCGCTTCATCACTTGCAGGTATCCTTCAAGCAATTCGTTGGGGATTTGAGCCTTTTTTAGCCCCTCTGTTTGGCAGCTTAACCGATGGAAAAGACGGTCGTTACCCTTTACTTTTGATTTCGACTCTTTTAGCGAGCATTCTCTTTGCGCTTGTCTCGTTTAATCTGCCCCTTTGGCTATGGATCAGCGTGCTTCTTTTGTTACAAGCTACTGCAACATCTTTGACAACCATTGCCGATGCTTTGGCAGCCGATACGGCCAGTAATGGTGCCAAAATCAAAATTATGACGACCTACTCATTGCTGATAGACTTTGGTGCGGCACTAGGACCAATGCTGGCATACATCATGAACCAGTTTGTGCATCCTTATGCCTCTTTTTGGTTCGCATCATTTATTTTATTGGGTACGACTTTGGTCTGTGCTAAGCGTTGGTTGAAGCAAAAATAA
- a CDS encoding amino acid ABC transporter ATP-binding protein has translation MIEIKNLNKWYGDFHVLKDINLTINKGEIIVVCGPSGSGKSTLIRCINYLEQFQEGNIIVDGIELVNDVKKIKAIREEVAMVFQHFNLFPHLTILDNLTLAPIWVKKTPRKEAEATAMKYLERVGIANQAHKYPNQLSGGQQQRVAIARSLCKNPKIMLFDEPTSALDPEMVAEVLDVMIELAREDKTMVCVTHEMGFAKKVADRIIFMDAGQIVEENTPEEFFQNPESDRLKLFLEQILSH, from the coding sequence ATTATAGAAATTAAAAACTTAAACAAGTGGTACGGTGATTTTCACGTCTTAAAAGATATCAACTTAACCATCAATAAAGGTGAAATTATCGTTGTCTGTGGACCTTCAGGTTCGGGTAAATCAACGCTCATTCGTTGTATCAACTATCTTGAGCAGTTTCAAGAAGGTAATATCATTGTGGATGGTATTGAGCTTGTGAATGATGTTAAGAAAATTAAAGCGATTCGTGAAGAGGTTGCCATGGTGTTTCAACACTTCAACCTTTTCCCGCATTTAACCATCCTCGATAACCTCACGCTTGCGCCTATTTGGGTTAAAAAGACGCCACGCAAAGAGGCAGAAGCGACTGCGATGAAGTATTTGGAGCGTGTAGGTATTGCCAATCAAGCACACAAATACCCTAACCAGCTCTCAGGTGGACAACAACAACGTGTTGCGATTGCTCGAAGTTTGTGTAAAAACCCTAAAATTATGCTCTTTGATGAACCAACTTCCGCACTTGACCCCGAAATGGTAGCCGAAGTTTTGGATGTTATGATAGAATTAGCGCGCGAAGATAAAACGATGGTCTGTGTAACGCACGAAATGGGTTTTGCAAAAAAGGTAGCCGATAGGATTATCTTTATGGATGCAGGTCAAATCGTCGAGGAAAATACACCTGAGGAGTTTTTCCAAAACCCTGAGTCAGACCGTCTAAAACTCTTTTTGGAGCAAATCTTATCGCACTAA
- a CDS encoding B12-binding domain-containing radical SAM protein, whose product MKEILLTTFNARYAHTSIAQRYLFANLEELQERAKILEFVINSQVVDAAEEILSYQPKIVGIGAYIWNALEVQELISILKKVAPQILIILGGPEASHFPHRVDFSKADYIIQGEGDIAFYQLCKTLLEGDLPLERVIKAPMVNLSAIKLPYDYYTDHDIKNRYCYVEASRGCPFTCEFCLSSADKKVRDLDITRFLAELEKLWQRGVRNFKFIDRTFNLSIENATKLLDFFLFKPEEYFVHFEVIPDHFPSVLREKIAQFPPAALQLEVGIQTLDPEISKNIHRRLNIPKIEENLAFLQNETHAHLHVDLIIGLPGESLEGFGRNLDKLYSLTQCEIQIGILKKLSGTTISRHDEIYGMEYSDKPPYDILQNDLIPFEQMQKMKRFARFWDMIYNSGNFKKSATYLWREGKVYEGFYAFSEWLYAQTKSTWQISLDRLAELIFRYLCEVMKHDEASIKAILIEDIMTVRGRKMPSFLRENYVPNEAQKEGSLKLNKRQLKHATV is encoded by the coding sequence ATGAAAGAAATTCTCTTAACCACGTTTAATGCGCGCTATGCACACACCTCCATCGCGCAACGCTATTTGTTTGCAAATCTTGAAGAGCTTCAAGAAAGAGCGAAAATACTAGAGTTTGTCATCAACTCTCAAGTCGTCGATGCCGCAGAAGAAATTTTGAGTTACCAGCCCAAAATCGTAGGTATTGGTGCGTATATTTGGAATGCTTTGGAGGTGCAAGAGCTTATAAGTATTCTTAAAAAAGTTGCGCCTCAGATTTTGATTATCCTTGGAGGTCCTGAGGCGAGCCATTTTCCCCATCGTGTCGATTTTAGCAAAGCAGACTACATCATCCAAGGGGAGGGCGATATTGCTTTTTATCAGCTCTGTAAAACACTTTTAGAAGGAGATCTACCGCTTGAACGTGTTATTAAAGCGCCTATGGTTAATTTAAGCGCCATCAAACTTCCGTACGATTACTACACAGACCACGACATCAAAAACCGTTACTGCTATGTGGAAGCGAGTCGTGGATGTCCGTTTACCTGCGAGTTTTGCCTCTCTTCAGCGGATAAAAAAGTACGTGACCTCGACATTACACGCTTTCTTGCAGAACTTGAAAAACTCTGGCAACGAGGAGTGCGCAATTTTAAGTTTATCGACCGAACGTTTAACTTGAGTATTGAAAATGCAACAAAACTTTTGGACTTTTTTCTCTTCAAACCAGAAGAGTATTTTGTCCATTTTGAGGTGATACCCGACCATTTTCCCTCAGTCCTTCGTGAAAAAATAGCACAATTTCCTCCAGCAGCGCTCCAACTGGAAGTGGGCATTCAAACGCTTGATCCTGAAATATCTAAAAATATTCACAGGCGGCTTAACATCCCAAAGATTGAAGAGAATCTTGCCTTCTTGCAAAATGAGACGCATGCCCATTTACATGTAGACTTGATTATCGGTCTGCCAGGGGAGAGTTTGGAGGGTTTTGGGCGCAATTTAGATAAGCTCTATTCGCTGACACAGTGTGAGATTCAAATCGGCATCCTCAAAAAGCTCTCGGGAACAACGATTTCAAGGCATGATGAGATTTACGGTATGGAATACTCCGATAAACCACCCTATGACATCTTGCAAAATGATCTGATTCCTTTTGAGCAGATGCAAAAGATGAAGCGCTTTGCACGCTTTTGGGATATGATCTACAACAGTGGCAATTTCAAAAAAAGTGCCACCTATTTGTGGCGCGAAGGCAAGGTGTATGAAGGCTTTTATGCCTTTAGCGAATGGCTTTATGCGCAAACAAAATCAACATGGCAAATTTCGCTAGATCGTTTAGCCGAGTTGATCTTTCGGTATCTTTGTGAGGTGATGAAACACGATGAAGCAAGCATAAAAGCTATTTTGATCGAAGATATTATGACGGTTCGTGGACGTAAAATGCCCTCTTTTTTGCGTGAAAATTACGTACCCAATGAGGCGCAAAAAGAGGGATCTTTAAAGCTCAATAAACGACAGTTAAAACATGCCACAGTATAA
- a CDS encoding DUF445 domain-containing protein gives MKIDKSWWTDIISVSLIGVSFVVPEPYAHWSLLTGLFAFSGAITNQIAIHMLFEKVPFLYGSGVIQLQFEAFKTSIKHLMMDQFFTKEQLDAFFEKEKKTLDLAPVIADIDFSPAFDALTKTVMESSFGGMLGMFGGERALEGLRAPFSEKLKDAIIEISESDVFQQKIAQSIQNSSLSDDMLITIEQMIDARLSELTPQMVKEIVQNFIKDHLGWLVVWGGFFGALIGLLSTLVL, from the coding sequence ATGAAAATTGATAAAAGTTGGTGGACGGATATTATAAGTGTGAGCTTGATTGGTGTTTCATTTGTGGTGCCAGAGCCGTATGCGCATTGGAGTTTGTTGACAGGACTTTTTGCCTTCTCAGGTGCGATTACCAATCAAATTGCCATTCACATGTTGTTTGAAAAAGTACCTTTTTTGTATGGAAGTGGTGTGATTCAGCTGCAATTTGAGGCGTTTAAAACTTCGATTAAACATTTGATGATGGATCAGTTTTTTACCAAAGAGCAGTTGGATGCTTTTTTTGAAAAAGAGAAGAAAACGCTTGATTTAGCGCCTGTGATTGCAGATATTGACTTTTCACCTGCCTTTGATGCACTAACGAAAACCGTGATGGAGTCATCGTTTGGCGGCATGCTCGGTATGTTTGGCGGGGAACGCGCATTAGAGGGGCTTCGCGCACCTTTTAGCGAAAAACTCAAAGATGCCATCATCGAAATCAGTGAAAGTGATGTATTTCAACAAAAAATAGCACAAAGTATCCAAAATTCATCACTTAGTGATGATATGCTTATCACCATAGAGCAGATGATCGATGCAAGGCTGAGCGAGCTGACACCACAGATGGTCAAAGAGATCGTGCAGAATTTCATCAAAGATCATTTAGGCTGGCTCGTTGTTTGGGGTGGATTTTTCGGAGCATTGATTGGGCTTCTTTCAACATTGGTTCTATAA
- the trmA gene encoding tRNA (uridine(54)-C5)-methyltransferase TrmA, whose translation MECSYFGKCGSCTLYTLDYEAQVEHKKAQMQTLFFPLHVNAFEYFQTPSEHYRGRSEFRIWKEDDTISYAMGSIDKKGAVCIETCPKVELKIYTLMPELLKQIETSTMLREKLFAIEFLASSEHLLVTLIYHKPLHLEWDEEAKVLEKMFGILVIGRSRGMKRILSQDFVEDRFEIAGRMYRYHIIEGGFSQPNRLMNQKMISWVLSHLENCEDLLELYCGYGNFTIPMAQKFQKVLATEISKTSIKSALQNCELNDVHNIAFLRMSAEELTSALKKEREYNRLAGINLEDYTFSHVFVDPPRSGMDEASLAFISQFENIIYISCNPETLKRDLEVLTSQYAILHFALFDQFPNTEHLESGVILKRL comes from the coding sequence ATGGAGTGTTCGTATTTTGGGAAATGTGGTAGTTGTACGCTGTATACGTTGGACTATGAGGCGCAAGTTGAGCATAAAAAAGCACAGATGCAGACGTTGTTTTTCCCTTTACATGTAAACGCATTTGAGTACTTCCAAACCCCCTCAGAACACTACCGCGGACGCTCTGAATTTCGCATTTGGAAAGAGGACGATACGATCAGCTACGCCATGGGTTCTATCGATAAAAAAGGGGCTGTGTGTATTGAAACATGCCCTAAAGTTGAGTTAAAAATCTATACATTGATGCCTGAGCTTCTCAAACAAATAGAGACTTCCACCATGCTTCGTGAAAAGCTTTTTGCGATTGAATTTTTAGCTTCTTCAGAACATCTTTTGGTCACGCTCATCTACCATAAGCCTTTACATCTAGAGTGGGATGAAGAAGCTAAAGTGTTGGAAAAAATGTTTGGTATTTTGGTCATTGGGCGAAGTCGTGGCATGAAACGTATCCTTTCACAAGACTTTGTCGAAGATCGTTTCGAGATTGCAGGAAGAATGTATCGCTACCATATCATTGAAGGAGGCTTTTCACAACCCAATCGTTTGATGAATCAAAAAATGATCAGCTGGGTTTTAAGCCATCTTGAAAACTGTGAGGATTTATTGGAACTCTACTGCGGTTATGGTAACTTCACGATTCCCATGGCGCAGAAATTTCAAAAGGTTTTAGCGACTGAGATTTCTAAAACGTCCATCAAATCAGCACTTCAAAACTGTGAACTTAATGATGTCCATAACATCGCTTTTTTGCGTATGAGCGCTGAAGAGCTCACCTCGGCTTTGAAAAAAGAGCGTGAATACAACCGCTTGGCGGGCATTAATTTAGAAGACTACACCTTTAGCCATGTCTTTGTCGATCCACCTCGTTCGGGGATGGATGAGGCGAGCTTAGCATTTATCTCTCAGTTTGAAAACATCATCTATATTTCGTGCAATCCCGAGACACTAAAGCGTGATTTGGAAGTGTTAACGTCTCAGTACGCCATCCTCCATTTTGCCTTGTTCGATCAATTTCCGAACACCGAGCATTTGGAGTCTGGCGTTATTTTAAAACGCCTTTAG
- the ppsA gene encoding phosphoenolpyruvate synthase codes for MRYIRFFNELHLSDIALVGGKNANLGEMYQKLSTKGIRVPNGFATTSDAYRLLLKENGIDAKIQASLKNLDCADTLALQTCGHTIRELILNATLPEQLSKELQSAYHMLSQEYGSEHIDVAVRSSGTAEDLPDASFAGQQETFLNIDTPEKLLQSVKQCYASLFTDRAISYRSSRGFDHFKVALSVGIQKMVRSDKASSGVMFSIDTESGSENIILINAIWGLGENVVSGKVNADEFFVFKPTLKQGLNTILKRSLGSKKEKMLYSEATHTINVPTTQEEQNSFCITESEVLQLARHALIIEEYYKRPMDIEWAKDGLDGKLYIVQARPETVQSKLQNHISIEKYTLDSTKDAKFLTSGRAVGDKIGSGKVNVIHTTSEFARFNEGDVLVADTTNPDWEPIMKKASALITNRGSRTCHAAIVAREIGVPAVVGCGNATDVLSNAQKVTVSCAQGDEGYIYEGEIAFTCKTMDLSSLKETKTKLMMNVGNPAEAFNLAKMPNDGVGLARMEFIMTHSINAHPMALVNMHKGNKVKDEEAIKAFMAPYNDAKEFFLQKISEGVGMIAAAFYPKPVIIRTSDFKSNEYRNMLGGLAYEAVEENPMIGFRGASRYYDESYKEAYAWECEALKRVRDEMGLSNVVIMLPFVRTPEEGAKVIGIMNAQGLVQGENGLKIYAMCEIPANVIIADAFLKIFDGYSIGSNDLTQLVLGVDRESGMIAHIFDERNPAVTKMLKMAIEACKTRGKYIGICGQAPSDYPEITEFLVKNGIDSISLNPDSLYKMHQVVEALEAKLT; via the coding sequence ATGCGTTACATTCGATTCTTCAATGAACTTCACCTCAGTGATATCGCCCTTGTGGGTGGTAAAAATGCCAATCTTGGCGAAATGTACCAAAAATTATCGACCAAAGGCATTCGTGTTCCCAATGGTTTTGCGACCACGAGCGATGCCTATCGTCTGTTACTTAAAGAAAATGGCATCGATGCAAAAATCCAAGCATCCCTAAAAAATCTTGATTGTGCCGATACGCTTGCTCTGCAAACGTGTGGTCATACCATTCGCGAGCTCATCTTAAATGCCACCCTTCCTGAACAGCTGAGTAAAGAGCTACAAAGTGCTTATCATATGCTCTCACAAGAGTATGGCTCAGAACATATTGATGTTGCTGTGCGCTCCTCAGGCACGGCTGAAGATCTTCCCGATGCCAGTTTTGCAGGACAACAAGAGACCTTTTTAAATATTGACACACCTGAAAAACTTTTGCAAAGTGTGAAGCAGTGCTATGCTTCTTTATTTACGGATCGTGCTATTAGTTACCGTAGCAGTCGAGGGTTTGATCATTTTAAGGTTGCGCTTTCTGTGGGAATTCAAAAGATGGTTCGAAGCGATAAAGCCAGCAGTGGCGTTATGTTTAGTATTGACACCGAGAGTGGCTCAGAAAATATCATCTTAATCAATGCTATTTGGGGATTGGGCGAAAATGTCGTCAGTGGTAAAGTCAATGCCGATGAATTTTTTGTCTTTAAACCAACCCTTAAACAAGGGCTCAATACGATTTTAAAACGTTCTTTGGGCAGTAAAAAAGAGAAGATGCTCTACAGCGAAGCAACCCATACCATCAATGTTCCAACAACACAAGAGGAGCAAAATAGCTTCTGCATCACTGAGAGTGAGGTGTTACAATTAGCGCGGCATGCACTCATTATTGAGGAGTATTATAAACGCCCGATGGACATTGAGTGGGCAAAAGATGGCTTGGATGGCAAACTCTACATCGTTCAAGCGCGCCCTGAAACGGTGCAAAGTAAGCTTCAAAACCATATTTCCATCGAAAAATATACACTCGATAGTACCAAAGATGCGAAGTTTCTCACCTCGGGTCGCGCCGTGGGCGATAAAATAGGCAGTGGAAAAGTTAACGTCATCCACACGACCTCCGAATTTGCTCGCTTTAACGAGGGAGATGTTTTGGTTGCCGATACGACCAACCCTGATTGGGAACCCATCATGAAAAAAGCTTCTGCGCTCATTACCAACCGAGGTAGCCGAACCTGTCATGCCGCCATCGTTGCGCGTGAGATCGGTGTGCCTGCGGTCGTAGGATGTGGCAATGCCACTGACGTGCTGAGTAACGCTCAAAAAGTTACCGTCAGCTGTGCACAGGGCGATGAAGGCTACATCTATGAAGGTGAAATTGCCTTTACATGTAAAACGATGGATCTAAGCTCCCTCAAAGAGACAAAGACAAAACTCATGATGAATGTGGGCAATCCAGCCGAAGCGTTCAATCTTGCCAAAATGCCCAATGATGGCGTCGGACTTGCTCGCATGGAGTTTATTATGACGCATTCCATCAATGCCCATCCGATGGCACTGGTGAATATGCACAAAGGAAATAAAGTCAAAGATGAAGAAGCCATCAAAGCGTTTATGGCTCCGTATAATGATGCTAAAGAGTTCTTCTTGCAAAAGATCAGCGAAGGTGTGGGCATGATCGCCGCGGCATTTTACCCCAAACCCGTCATCATTCGCACGAGTGATTTTAAAAGCAATGAATACCGCAATATGCTTGGAGGTCTAGCTTACGAGGCTGTCGAAGAAAACCCTATGATAGGGTTTCGTGGTGCAAGTCGCTATTACGATGAAAGTTACAAAGAGGCATACGCATGGGAGTGTGAAGCGCTCAAACGCGTGCGAGACGAGATGGGGCTGAGCAATGTTGTTATCATGCTTCCATTTGTACGAACACCCGAAGAAGGGGCGAAAGTCATTGGCATTATGAACGCGCAAGGTTTGGTGCAAGGGGAAAATGGACTCAAAATTTACGCAATGTGCGAGATACCTGCCAATGTGATCATTGCCGATGCGTTTCTGAAAATCTTTGATGGCTATTCGATTGGATCGAATGATCTGACACAGCTTGTTTTAGGGGTGGACAGAGAGAGTGGGATGATTGCACATATTTTCGATGAGCGTAATCCTGCCGTGACAAAAATGCTGAAAATGGCAATCGAAGCATGTAAAACACGCGGCAAATACATCGGTATTTGCGGACAAGCGCCTTCTGATTACCCTGAAATTACGGAGTTTTTGGTGAAAAATGGGATTGATTCGATCTCCCTCAATCCTGATTCACTGTACAAAATGCACCAAGTAGTCGAAGCGTTGGAAGCGAAACTTACTTAG
- a CDS encoding methyl-accepting chemotaxis protein, with amino-acid sequence MFLNQIKIKTKGWFLAIGTLCGFMANIILVSFLITGNDRLILIVGSVCGMVFFFIFTRVMVISMTNSIDALSTITLDLAKGSGDLTKRIQINSKDEIAALSENINQFIEKIHQTVVASTKTSTESASMAHQFSSISHEVDKRMVAERDFVKQTKDLGDAMKTTLEQNTLNATQTSENILNASKTLNTTAQEIKHLVANIQQASEVESHTSERLQQLSQDANQVKNVLTVISDIADQTNLLALNAAIEAARAGEHGRGFAVVADEVRNLAERTQRSLTEINATINVIVQNIMDASGQMSENYKFIEQMANNSEEVELKISTTESIIKEASDASQIASEVSKRLSQNTTTIINNIGQIYESSLQNSSDVKNLNTSSDELLNLSKTLASKLALFKI; translated from the coding sequence ATGTTTCTTAATCAAATTAAGATTAAAACAAAAGGTTGGTTTTTAGCAATCGGAACCTTATGTGGTTTTATGGCAAATATTATCTTAGTATCATTTTTGATCACAGGGAATGATCGATTGATTTTAATTGTAGGATCTGTCTGTGGGATGGTCTTTTTCTTTATTTTCACGCGTGTTATGGTCATCAGTATGACCAATTCAATTGATGCGCTCTCAACCATTACGCTCGATCTTGCTAAAGGAAGTGGTGATCTTACCAAGCGCATTCAAATCAATTCTAAAGATGAAATCGCAGCTTTATCTGAAAACATCAATCAATTTATCGAAAAGATTCATCAAACCGTTGTGGCTTCAACAAAAACATCTACCGAGAGTGCTTCGATGGCACATCAATTTTCAAGTATATCCCATGAAGTCGATAAACGTATGGTTGCAGAGCGTGATTTTGTCAAACAGACCAAAGATTTGGGCGATGCAATGAAAACAACGCTAGAGCAAAATACGCTCAATGCAACACAAACGAGTGAAAATATCTTAAATGCGTCTAAAACACTCAACACTACAGCCCAAGAGATCAAACATTTGGTTGCCAATATTCAACAAGCTTCCGAGGTTGAATCACATACATCTGAGCGCTTGCAACAATTAAGCCAAGATGCCAATCAAGTTAAAAATGTACTTACTGTCATCTCTGATATTGCCGATCAGACCAATCTTTTGGCACTCAATGCAGCTATTGAAGCGGCGCGTGCGGGGGAACACGGTCGTGGGTTTGCCGTTGTGGCGGATGAAGTGCGAAACTTGGCGGAGCGCACCCAACGCAGTCTTACGGAGATTAATGCGACTATTAATGTCATTGTTCAAAACATTATGGATGCGAGTGGGCAGATGAGTGAAAATTATAAATTTATTGAGCAAATGGCGAACAATTCTGAAGAGGTTGAGCTTAAGATTAGCACGACTGAGTCTATTATCAAAGAGGCATCCGATGCTTCGCAGATCGCGTCAGAGGTTTCTAAGCGTCTTTCTCAAAATACAACAACGATTATTAACAATATTGGTCAGATTTATGAATCATCTCTGCAAAACAGTAGCGATGTAAAGAACCTCAATACCTCTTCGGATGAGCTTCTCAATCTCTCCAAAACCCTTGCTTCAAAACTAGCGCTCTTTAAGATTTAG
- the ilvA gene encoding threonine ammonia-lyase has product MIALSEIVKAKRQLANVVTKTPCALAPHLSEEVGAQVYLKKENLQITGAYKLRGAYNKIASLTKEERAQGVIAASAGNHAQGVAYSARSFGISATIVMPEATPLLKVTGTKALGAEVILSGDNYDEAYAYALTYAKEHGLTFIHPFEDDIVIAGQGTVALEMIDEINDLDIIVVPIGGGGLISGMASAIKQIDPKIRVIGVNASGAPAMCESFYAKKAINSKSVRTIADGIAVRDVSVSNLEHILECVDEVVTVDDEEIAAAILFLLERQKLVVEGGGAASVAAIMHQKFNFTKNMKIGAVLSGGNIDVQMLSVIIEKGLIKSHRKMKLVITLIDKPGSLMRLTDLFKNANANIIQIDYDRFSTNLSYGDAQITIMLETKGIEHQKMIGSLLEAAGYAFKEEV; this is encoded by the coding sequence ATGATAGCTCTTAGTGAAATAGTCAAAGCAAAACGACAACTGGCCAATGTGGTCACAAAAACACCGTGCGCACTTGCTCCTCATTTGAGTGAAGAAGTAGGCGCACAGGTTTATCTCAAAAAAGAGAACCTCCAAATTACAGGAGCATATAAACTCAGAGGTGCTTACAATAAAATCGCCTCTCTCACCAAAGAAGAGCGTGCTCAAGGCGTGATTGCAGCGAGTGCGGGAAATCATGCCCAAGGTGTTGCTTACTCAGCGCGCAGTTTTGGCATTTCTGCCACCATTGTTATGCCTGAAGCGACTCCACTTTTAAAAGTAACGGGTACAAAAGCCTTAGGGGCTGAAGTGATTTTGAGTGGCGATAATTACGATGAAGCGTATGCGTATGCGCTCACCTACGCCAAAGAGCACGGTCTTACCTTTATTCACCCGTTTGAAGATGACATCGTCATTGCAGGGCAAGGGACGGTTGCATTAGAGATGATCGATGAGATCAATGATCTTGACATTATCGTTGTTCCTATCGGTGGAGGAGGGCTCATCAGTGGTATGGCTTCTGCCATCAAGCAGATCGATCCAAAAATCAGAGTCATCGGTGTCAATGCTTCGGGGGCACCCGCGATGTGTGAATCTTTTTATGCCAAAAAAGCGATCAACTCTAAAAGTGTACGCACCATTGCTGATGGTATCGCCGTACGCGATGTGAGTGTGTCAAATTTGGAGCATATCTTGGAGTGTGTCGATGAAGTGGTTACGGTGGACGATGAAGAGATCGCTGCGGCTATTCTGTTTTTGCTTGAACGTCAAAAACTGGTCGTTGAAGGTGGCGGTGCAGCGAGTGTTGCAGCCATTATGCACCAAAAATTTAACTTTACTAAAAATATGAAAATAGGTGCAGTACTAAGTGGTGGAAACATTGATGTTCAGATGCTCTCGGTGATTATCGAAAAAGGTTTGATCAAATCGCATCGTAAGATGAAGTTGGTGATTACACTTATCGATAAACCGGGCTCACTGATGCGTCTGACAGACCTGTTTAAAAATGCCAATGCCAATATTATTCAGATTGATTACGACCGATTTTCAACCAATCTTTCGTACGGTGATGCGCAAATTACGATTATGCTAGAAACCAAAGGGATTGAACATCAAAAGATGATCGGTTCACTTTTAGAAGCCGCAGGGTATGCTTTTAAAGAAGAGGTCTAA
- a CDS encoding CoA-binding protein — protein MECDISNISMPGDAGIKDIFSMCKSIAIIGLSPDPTKDSHKVARYLQECGFKIYPIYPKEEMILGETVYRTLLEIPDKVDMVNMFRKPEIADSLIEEVLKKGDVKVFWLQLGIVNNQACAKAHENGLIAVQNRCTKVEYERLMK, from the coding sequence ATGGAATGCGACATTTCAAATATTAGCATGCCTGGTGATGCAGGCATAAAAGACATTTTTTCGATGTGTAAGAGTATTGCCATTATTGGTTTATCTCCTGATCCAACCAAAGATAGCCATAAAGTGGCACGCTACTTGCAAGAATGTGGGTTTAAAATCTATCCGATTTATCCTAAAGAGGAGATGATTTTAGGTGAAACCGTTTACCGAACTCTTTTAGAGATTCCTGATAAAGTGGATATGGTAAATATGTTTCGAAAGCCTGAAATCGCCGATAGTTTGATCGAAGAGGTTTTAAAAAAAGGTGATGTGAAAGTCTTTTGGTTGCAATTGGGCATCGTCAATAATCAAGCGTGTGCCAAAGCACATGAAAACGGCCTCATTGCCGTACAAAATCGATGCACCAAAGTAGAATATGAAAGGTTAATGAAATAA